The following proteins are co-located in the Nonlabens ponticola genome:
- a CDS encoding CsgG/HfaB family protein — protein MKKSINPIGLVLLCLLFSSCGAYFNQPLDTQNARVGETTDATLRLRELPPPVAPAVVGVYKFEDQTGQFKQAESGSTFSNAVTQGGTTILVKALEDSKWFTPIERENLGNLINERNIILSTRKDFAQKTNTQVKDLPPLLYAGVLIEGGIVSYDTNVLTGGVGARYFGAGGSTKYRQDRVTVYLRVVSTKNGAIMKTVYVSKSIYSQAVDASLFRYVNFKRLLEAETGFTRNEPGQLAVKEAIEKAVEALIVEGISADLWYPAGGEPVANKMIADYRQEKEVAERTDVYQRDLLDRRSRWRLDIGAGGTYANNDLPDPYYEYSITGGLKYNFSPHLGIYGSINRYRLKNTDLFNREFSSSDLNLELTVLPFEKFTPYAYGGAGLNYANSLQVVDFKAQAGLGFEYMATPAIGLKVYGEYNVVFSDELENLVAGQQDDHYYKFGAGINIYIGGSKAKDNSARYQRRRAARDARRKSRLEPPIDSSNDTTIPLSRKQNNNTSQQL, from the coding sequence ATGAAAAAATCAATCAACCCAATAGGGCTCGTACTCTTGTGCTTACTTTTTTCAAGTTGTGGAGCCTACTTTAATCAGCCACTTGATACTCAAAATGCGCGAGTAGGAGAAACTACAGACGCCACGTTGCGTTTGAGAGAATTGCCGCCACCTGTTGCACCAGCGGTTGTAGGCGTATATAAATTTGAGGATCAAACAGGACAGTTCAAACAGGCAGAGTCTGGTTCAACCTTTAGCAATGCCGTTACTCAAGGTGGTACTACTATTCTTGTAAAGGCACTAGAAGATTCTAAATGGTTCACACCGATAGAGCGAGAAAACTTAGGTAATCTTATTAATGAACGCAATATTATTCTTTCAACTCGCAAGGATTTTGCACAAAAGACAAACACCCAGGTAAAAGACTTGCCACCATTACTTTATGCGGGTGTCTTGATAGAAGGTGGTATCGTTTCTTATGATACTAATGTACTTACCGGTGGTGTCGGCGCGAGATACTTTGGCGCTGGTGGTTCTACAAAATATCGTCAAGATCGAGTTACCGTTTACTTAAGAGTAGTCTCTACTAAGAATGGTGCCATCATGAAAACGGTTTATGTTTCTAAATCTATTTACTCACAAGCTGTAGATGCGAGCCTTTTCAGGTACGTGAACTTCAAACGATTACTAGAGGCAGAAACCGGTTTCACGCGCAACGAGCCAGGACAATTAGCTGTAAAAGAAGCTATTGAAAAGGCCGTAGAAGCTCTTATAGTAGAAGGTATCAGCGCAGATTTATGGTATCCAGCAGGTGGCGAGCCAGTCGCTAATAAGATGATTGCTGACTACCGTCAGGAAAAAGAAGTGGCAGAGCGTACTGACGTTTATCAACGCGATCTTCTTGATCGACGCAGTCGCTGGAGACTGGATATAGGTGCTGGTGGAACCTATGCTAACAACGATTTACCTGACCCATACTATGAATATTCTATCACGGGTGGGTTGAAATATAATTTCTCACCACATCTGGGAATTTATGGTAGTATTAATAGATATCGATTGAAGAATACTGATTTATTCAATAGAGAATTTAGCAGTAGTGATCTCAATCTAGAGTTGACCGTGTTACCGTTTGAAAAATTCACTCCTTATGCCTATGGTGGCGCTGGACTCAATTATGCTAATTCTTTACAAGTAGTGGATTTTAAAGCTCAAGCAGGCCTAGGCTTTGAATACATGGCCACGCCAGCTATCGGGCTCAAGGTTTATGGAGAGTACAATGTCGTATTTTCTGATGAACTGGAAAACCTCGTTGCAGGACAGCAGGATGATCACTATTACAAATTTGGCGCTGGTATCAATATATACATTGGTGGTAGCAAGGCAAAGGATAATTCCGCGCGCTATCAACGTCGCAGGGCAGCTCGAGATGCAAGAAGAAAGAGTCGTCTAGAACCGCCCATTGATAGTAGTAATGATACTACGATTCCGCTTTCGCGAAAGCAAAATAATAACACATCTCAACAACTTTAA
- a CDS encoding right-handed parallel beta-helix repeat-containing protein, producing the protein MKNIAYSILLGTVIILLASCRNDFEFTESVGALEFSQDTVFLDTVFTNIGSSTRTVKVYNRSDEDILIPQVRLRQGDESLYRLAVDGVPGRVFENVELLANDSLFVFIETTVDINTQTDDDEFLYLDTIDFGSSGDFQSVELVTLIKDAIFLFPERDDEGIEESLLLGVDQDENEIRIRGFVLDEDELTFTNEKPYVIYGFAAIPNDQTLTIEAGARLFFHDGSGIIASNESTLKVNGAPSLTEALENEVIFQGDRLEPAFNDLPGQWTAIWLTAGSKDHEISHLTIRNSSVGIIMDSQSDDDDGATLRIDNTQIYNSANNGILASTASIDAENLVINNSGQSSVVLRLGGEYNFNNCTIANFFPNGLRQDPALFISNTIPNSGLSEPLENAVFTNCIIYGDRDLELLILDDEVSDLNFKFENSLIKFEDRFGELEDISVYDFSNTDLYEQVILNEEPFFKNAARNELQISNESAANGLGNPATVASLDITQAARDAGSPDAGAYESVTFEED; encoded by the coding sequence ATGAAAAACATAGCGTACTCCATATTATTAGGTACTGTAATTATTCTGTTGGCTTCTTGTCGCAACGATTTTGAATTTACTGAAAGTGTCGGCGCGCTAGAATTCTCACAGGACACTGTTTTTCTGGACACGGTATTTACCAATATAGGTAGCAGTACGAGAACCGTAAAGGTTTATAATCGCAGCGATGAGGATATTCTCATACCACAGGTACGATTAAGACAAGGTGATGAATCGCTGTATCGACTTGCTGTTGATGGAGTGCCTGGTAGAGTTTTTGAAAATGTAGAATTACTGGCAAACGATTCCCTATTTGTCTTTATTGAAACCACTGTCGATATTAATACACAGACCGATGATGATGAGTTCCTTTATCTGGATACGATCGATTTTGGTAGTTCAGGTGATTTCCAATCTGTAGAATTAGTGACCTTGATTAAGGATGCAATTTTTCTTTTCCCAGAGCGAGATGATGAAGGCATTGAGGAATCCTTGTTATTAGGCGTTGACCAAGATGAGAATGAAATACGTATAAGAGGATTTGTTCTAGACGAGGATGAACTCACCTTTACTAATGAAAAACCATATGTGATTTATGGATTTGCTGCCATACCCAATGATCAAACGCTAACTATTGAAGCTGGCGCTAGATTATTTTTTCATGATGGCAGCGGTATTATCGCCTCAAATGAATCAACACTTAAAGTAAATGGTGCTCCTAGCCTAACCGAAGCATTAGAAAATGAGGTGATCTTTCAAGGCGACAGGCTAGAGCCTGCATTTAATGACCTACCTGGACAATGGACTGCCATCTGGCTTACGGCAGGTAGCAAAGATCATGAAATCTCACACCTTACCATACGCAACTCGAGTGTTGGGATTATCATGGATAGTCAGAGCGATGACGATGATGGAGCTACATTACGCATAGATAACACGCAAATTTATAATAGCGCTAATAACGGCATACTTGCATCTACAGCTAGTATTGATGCGGAGAATCTTGTGATCAATAACTCTGGTCAATCATCGGTAGTATTGCGGTTAGGTGGTGAATACAACTTCAATAATTGTACGATCGCAAACTTTTTCCCAAATGGTCTACGCCAGGATCCAGCGTTATTCATTTCTAATACAATTCCTAATAGTGGATTGAGCGAACCCTTGGAGAATGCGGTTTTCACCAACTGCATCATCTATGGCGATAGAGATTTAGAACTGTTGATACTTGATGACGAGGTGAGTGACCTAAATTTCAAATTTGAAAACTCATTGATCAAGTTTGAGGATCGATTTGGCGAGTTGGAAGATATTTCTGTTTATGATTTTAGTAATACAGATTTATACGAGCAGGTCATTCTCAATGAGGAACCATTCTTCAAGAACGCTGCTCGCAATGAATTGCAGATAAGCAATGAAAGTGCGGCAAATGGACTAGGAAATCCAGCGACCGTGGCGTCTCTAGATATAACTCAAGCGGCTCGCGATGCTGGCTCACCAGATGCTGGCGCTTATGAGAGCGTAACTTTTGAAGAGGACTAA
- a CDS encoding sterol desaturase family protein — MDTYLDLFLNSFSDYANYLWSEITTPAWNNYFYWLIGLSVLVFCLEIWLPWRKNQKILRKDFWLDLFYLFFNFFLFSLVGYNAISNIGVQLFNDLLQSIGLENMVAFELQTWPAWSQLLIMFVVADFVQWNIHRLLHRVPWLWQFHKVHHSVKEMGFAAQFRFHFMETIIYKTLQYLPLAMIGFGIQQFFVVHMIGVFIGHLNHANLNWDYGPFKYILNNPKMHLWHHARKLPNGRKYGVNYGLSLSVWDYLFGTAVVPYHDPELELGFPGDENFPEDLANQMIYPFKKGE, encoded by the coding sequence ATGGACACATACCTAGACCTATTTCTTAACTCATTCAGTGATTACGCTAATTATCTATGGAGCGAGATCACAACACCGGCGTGGAATAACTATTTCTACTGGTTAATAGGTTTATCCGTTCTTGTGTTTTGTTTGGAGATATGGTTGCCTTGGCGTAAAAATCAAAAAATCCTGCGCAAGGACTTCTGGTTAGATCTATTTTATTTATTCTTCAACTTCTTTTTGTTCTCACTGGTTGGCTATAATGCGATTTCTAATATAGGCGTGCAGCTATTCAATGATCTATTACAAAGCATAGGTCTTGAGAATATGGTCGCGTTTGAATTACAAACCTGGCCAGCCTGGTCACAGCTACTCATCATGTTTGTAGTTGCAGATTTTGTGCAATGGAATATTCATAGATTATTACATAGAGTACCATGGTTGTGGCAATTTCACAAAGTTCACCATAGTGTAAAAGAAATGGGATTTGCCGCACAGTTCAGGTTTCACTTTATGGAAACGATTATTTATAAGACATTACAGTACTTGCCACTAGCAATGATTGGCTTTGGGATACAACAATTCTTTGTGGTACATATGATAGGAGTATTCATAGGTCATTTAAATCATGCGAACCTTAATTGGGATTACGGCCCTTTCAAATACATCTTGAATAATCCCAAAATGCACCTATGGCATCATGCACGCAAACTACCTAATGGCAGAAAGTATGGTGTTAACTACGGGCTGTCGTTGAGTGTTTGGGATTATCTTTTTGGAACAGCGGTGGTTCCCTATCATGATCCTGAGCTTGAATTAGGCTTTCCTGGTGATGAGAATTTTCCTGAAGATCTTGCCAATCAAATGATCTATCCTTTCAAAAAAGGTGAATAA
- a CDS encoding acyl-CoA thioesterase — translation MRDDLPIYTMERTVNETEIDHLNHVNNVMYVQWANDIAMDHWLNAATDEMKDAYDWVMIKHCIEYKNSAKLNDEIVIKTQVGRATNVRYERFIEIYKKDGMQLLAKTTSDWCAVDKSGKPVRISQELRDLFEIHS, via the coding sequence ATGCGTGACGACTTACCAATCTATACCATGGAGCGCACAGTCAATGAAACAGAAATTGACCATCTGAATCATGTAAACAATGTGATGTATGTGCAGTGGGCAAATGATATCGCCATGGACCACTGGTTGAATGCCGCCACTGATGAGATGAAGGACGCATACGATTGGGTCATGATCAAACATTGTATTGAATATAAAAACAGTGCTAAACTAAATGACGAGATCGTCATTAAGACACAAGTTGGTCGAGCAACAAACGTGCGCTATGAGCGTTTTATAGAAATCTATAAAAAGGATGGCATGCAGCTGCTGGCTAAAACCACCAGCGACTGGTGTGCAGTTGACAAATCAGGTAAGCCTGTCCGCATCTCTCAAGAATTGAGAGATTTATTTGAAATACATTCATGA
- a CDS encoding SDR family oxidoreductase encodes MKNVVLVTGGSSGIGKAIAQYLHDRNYKVYGTSRSPEKYADLPFTLLQLDVQDQISVNKAVEELIQREGKLDILINNAGVGITGPMEETPIDEVKHAMDTNFYGPLRVLQAVLPHMRKQKSGRVINITSIAGYMGLPYRGIYSASKGALEIATEAYRMECAHLNIHFSNVAPGDFATNISAGRFHAPVKENGDYAAGYKHTLNLIDEHVEDGSDPIEVAQVIHKILQQSNPGIHYKVGSFLQKFSITLKKILPEKSYEKMLKKHYGLK; translated from the coding sequence ATGAAAAACGTGGTTTTAGTTACTGGTGGTTCATCTGGAATAGGAAAAGCTATCGCCCAGTATTTACACGATAGAAACTACAAAGTATACGGCACCAGCCGCAGTCCCGAGAAGTATGCAGACCTACCATTTACTCTCTTACAGCTTGATGTTCAAGATCAAATTTCTGTTAATAAGGCTGTTGAAGAATTAATCCAACGAGAAGGCAAACTTGATATACTTATAAATAACGCAGGTGTAGGAATCACGGGACCCATGGAAGAGACGCCTATCGATGAGGTTAAACATGCGATGGATACTAATTTTTATGGACCACTAAGAGTATTGCAAGCCGTGTTGCCTCATATGAGAAAGCAAAAATCTGGTCGTGTCATCAATATCACCAGTATCGCTGGCTATATGGGATTACCTTATAGAGGCATCTATAGTGCGAGTAAGGGTGCTCTAGAAATCGCTACAGAGGCATATCGCATGGAGTGCGCACACTTGAATATTCATTTTAGCAATGTGGCGCCAGGCGATTTTGCTACAAATATTTCCGCCGGTAGATTTCACGCGCCAGTAAAGGAGAACGGTGATTATGCAGCAGGTTACAAGCACACACTCAACCTTATTGACGAACATGTAGAGGATGGCAGCGATCCAATTGAAGTTGCGCAGGTGATTCACAAAATTCTACAGCAATCCAATCCAGGTATACACTATAAAGTAGGTAGCTTCCTGCAAAAGTTTTCTATCACACTCAAGAAAATACTACCAGAGAAATCCTATGAGAAAATGCTCAAGAAGCATTATGGGTTGAAGTAA
- a CDS encoding carboxypeptidase regulatory-like domain-containing protein codes for MRAKIIFIVSILVLAISCTEDTVEVNGKGTVTGRVVADESFEPLANVKISTNPNTSTTFTDADGQFSLEIENGTYAVKAEKDGFLVDFESADVETDEETTLVFELKVSTANNQPPSAPELIFPEDEAVEIPFNFTLEWESLDVDQDSLTYTVTLRNASDNSVRTFEDIEEDELEVTVEYGTTYFWQVTVNDGINDPVNSSLNSFTTQSIPANRFLYVRKDDDNNVIYSADRDGNEIALTDESRNSWRPRVNKQVGRIAFLRSVGSNTQLFTMNLNGNDVRQVSSSVPVRGFNLDEIDIAWANNGSAIYYPSQNRLYRINTNGSGLTQVYQTVNGNLISEVDYNNGVIALKTNDLDGYNVEIFTINESGTRLNTVLTGIDGAAGGLDLSIDNTRLLYSRDVSGFESSDYRRLDSRVFIHQFNNQSNTEISFNKPGGTNDLDPRFSPTDAQVIVTNRDNDDTGVGTIDILELGQVDPRNNTFENAFMPDWE; via the coding sequence ATGAGAGCAAAAATCATATTTATTGTATCGATCCTAGTATTGGCTATTTCCTGTACGGAAGATACCGTTGAGGTCAACGGCAAGGGAACTGTAACAGGTAGAGTAGTGGCCGATGAAAGTTTTGAGCCACTAGCAAATGTCAAAATATCGACCAACCCAAATACGAGCACTACATTTACTGATGCAGATGGACAGTTCTCACTAGAAATTGAGAATGGCACCTATGCCGTAAAAGCAGAGAAAGATGGATTTCTAGTGGACTTTGAAAGTGCCGATGTAGAGACAGATGAGGAAACGACTCTCGTGTTTGAGTTAAAAGTAAGCACGGCAAATAATCAACCGCCTAGCGCACCAGAACTAATTTTTCCTGAGGATGAAGCGGTAGAAATACCCTTCAACTTTACGCTAGAATGGGAGTCTCTTGATGTAGATCAAGACAGCCTTACTTACACGGTTACCTTGAGGAATGCGAGCGATAACAGTGTTAGAACTTTTGAAGATATTGAGGAAGATGAGCTTGAGGTGACCGTTGAGTACGGCACTACCTATTTCTGGCAAGTGACGGTTAATGATGGTATCAACGATCCAGTAAATAGCTCTTTAAACAGCTTTACTACTCAATCAATACCTGCTAATCGATTCTTGTACGTGCGTAAAGATGATGACAATAATGTCATTTACAGTGCAGATCGTGATGGCAACGAGATTGCCCTTACGGACGAGTCGCGCAATAGTTGGCGCCCACGAGTCAATAAGCAAGTAGGGCGCATTGCTTTCTTGCGCAGTGTAGGTAGTAATACACAGCTTTTTACCATGAATTTAAACGGCAATGATGTACGACAGGTGAGTAGCAGTGTTCCCGTACGTGGTTTTAATCTGGATGAGATTGATATAGCTTGGGCAAACAATGGTTCGGCTATATATTATCCATCACAAAATCGACTTTACCGCATCAACACCAATGGTAGTGGCTTGACTCAAGTTTATCAAACGGTTAATGGCAATCTTATTAGTGAAGTTGATTATAATAATGGCGTCATAGCTTTAAAAACCAATGATCTAGATGGGTATAATGTTGAGATATTTACCATTAATGAGAGTGGTACGAGACTCAATACTGTTTTGACAGGAATCGATGGCGCTGCTGGTGGTCTTGATTTGAGCATCGATAATACACGCCTGTTATATAGCCGTGATGTGTCTGGGTTTGAAAGTAGTGATTACCGCAGATTAGACAGTCGCGTTTTTATACATCAGTTTAATAATCAATCAAACACTGAAATCTCCTTTAATAAACCTGGTGGTACTAATGATCTAGATCCTAGATTCTCACCTACTGATGCTCAAGTGATTGTTACCAATCGAGATAATGATGATACAGGCGTTGGTACAATTGATATACTAGAGTTGGGTCAGGTTGATCCACGTAATAACACCTTTGAAAATGCATTTATGCCAGATTGGGAATAG
- a CDS encoding glutaminyl-peptide cyclotransferase: MNWRNSVFLLTIALSLSACKTELEKFNKNYKVVVNNPKSSWNDGDTVNLSLLDDANMGMDSVVWRQNGRVLDGVDGVTLSRKLTNQPLGKLTYEATIYQNGRIARAKETIEKYNTKAPKIYKYQVVNEYPHSDAYTQGLEFNDATLYESAGQYNESDIRTTDVETGEILLKKELDKNVFAEGLTILDKTVYQLTWKSGYAYTYDLDLNRTGEFAYNRSKEGWGLCNDGEYLYKSDGSNKIWKIDPETFEELEYIQIVSDKKVFEKINELEWVNGKIYANIYQQNVVMIVNPENGALEAVIDMNGLQDRLDKTVVENWNDQDNVLNGIAYDSSNDRLFVTGKRWNKLFEIAIQN, encoded by the coding sequence ATGAACTGGAGAAATTCTGTTTTTTTACTAACGATAGCGCTCTCATTATCAGCCTGTAAAACAGAGCTAGAAAAATTTAATAAGAATTATAAGGTCGTTGTAAATAATCCAAAATCGAGCTGGAATGATGGTGATACGGTAAATCTTTCGCTACTAGATGATGCAAACATGGGAATGGACAGCGTTGTATGGAGACAAAACGGTCGTGTGCTGGATGGTGTTGATGGAGTTACGCTTTCGCGAAAGCTAACAAACCAACCACTAGGTAAACTAACCTATGAAGCCACGATTTATCAAAATGGCCGCATAGCAAGAGCTAAGGAAACTATCGAAAAGTATAATACGAAGGCGCCAAAAATATACAAATATCAAGTAGTCAACGAGTATCCACACAGTGATGCCTACACGCAAGGATTGGAGTTTAATGATGCTACCCTGTATGAGAGCGCTGGACAATACAATGAATCAGACATACGCACGACTGACGTTGAAACTGGTGAGATTTTACTAAAGAAGGAACTAGATAAAAATGTTTTTGCAGAAGGTCTGACTATACTGGACAAAACAGTTTACCAACTTACGTGGAAAAGCGGTTATGCCTACACTTATGATCTAGACCTAAACCGCACGGGCGAGTTTGCCTACAATCGCAGTAAAGAAGGTTGGGGTTTGTGCAACGATGGTGAGTACTTGTACAAGAGTGACGGTAGTAATAAAATATGGAAGATTGATCCAGAAACTTTTGAAGAACTGGAGTACATCCAGATAGTATCTGATAAAAAAGTTTTTGAGAAAATAAATGAGCTGGAATGGGTCAATGGGAAAATTTATGCCAATATCTACCAGCAAAACGTAGTGATGATCGTCAATCCAGAAAACGGTGCGTTAGAAGCTGTGATCGATATGAACGGCTTGCAAGACAGACTGGACAAAACGGTAGTAGAAAACTGGAATGATCAAGACAATGTTCTCAACGGTATTGCTTATGATAGCAGCAATGATAGACTGTTTGTAACTGGCAAACGCTGGAATAAATTGTTTGAAATTGCCATCCAGAACTAG